The stretch of DNA CATTGATGAGTTGAAAAAGGAGCATGAACCAGAGTATGTCTTTTTATATTGGGATGAATTGAGATAAGCATCTTAAGAAGAGAAAATGAAATGGATATTGGTTAGAATAATACCAAAATAAAGCAATTCTCCTTATTGAGAATTGCTTTCAATCTGCCAAAATTAGCAGTAGGATATTCAAGTAGTCTGATAGTTGAATAAGAAATAAGCTTTCATAACAACTGACTTGTAATTCGATCCCTATCTCGCCAATGAACATTTAGATGTCTTACGGAATTGCGGTGCGGAGTTATAGGTTTATTTTATGAAGGTCAATGCAATTTTACGTTTCCCCCTAAAGCGTTAAAAGCAAAATTCCATCTGTTATCAATAATTTACATAGATTTAACCTTTATTTTATATTCAGACGATATACTAAACATAGATATGGTGTCGAAAGGGGCAAAGCCTGGATGTCTGAAAAAACTTTATTAGTAGATCGGTTGATTTCGGAAATACGGGGAGGAAAATATAAACCGAATGACAAATTACCATCTGAAAATGAATTAGCAGATCTGTATAAAGTACCAAGAATGGTAATTCGAAAGGTATATGAGCGCTTGCAGGAACTCGGTTATATTTTTTCGAAGCAAGGAAAAGGCAGCTATGTTCAAAATCAAAAACTGCAAATACCGCTTATATTAACCGGGGATGTCAGTTTTACTGAAAAATTGAAGGAATTAAACTATGATTCTAAGACGATCAATCTATCGTGTGAAAAAATTTCATACGATTCCACCATTTATCATACGTTACAAGTGAAACGGGAAGACGCCGTATATAAGATTAGCCGATTACGAATCGTTGAAGATTGTCCAATTGCTGTTCATACATCGTACTTATCTCAATCACTTTTTGAAAATATTGAGAAGGATGGGACGGAAATCCACTCTATTTTTCACTATTATCGACAACAAGGCTACACAGATTTTCAATCTACGCGCAGCCAACTGAGTGTCGTTTTTCCAAGTAAAGTAGAACGAGATCTATTGAAATGCCCCAGCCTAGTACCCCTTTTACTCTTAGAATCAGGATGTATAGATACGAAAACCGGGACAGTGCTTGAATACTCGAAGATTATGTATCGCAGCGATTGTTTTACTTATGTGATCTAAAGGGTGCTGTTACCTTACATAAAGCTCTGAAATAAATAGATGTTTTAAAAAAATCGGCCATTAAGAAGCCGATTTTTTTATTTCCAGAAACGACAGTTATTCTTACGTCATTTACAAAACCAATACAAACTTAACGATTCTTTTACGTTCGCTCACTTGGCAACAAGATAGAGTAAAACATGTAGAACAAAGACATTAGGAGGCCTTAGATGAAAAGAAGACGAAGAACGGAGATATTAATCAATGGCTCTCAAAAACGATCAGAGGACATGGCCGATTGTATAAAAGATAACTACCAGGTGAAGGTCATTCAAGAGCCGGAAAGTGGCTTAGTGATGTTGAAAGTCCGAGAGACTTCCCAAAAAAGCCTGTTTTTCCCTGGTGAAGTGCTGATAACAGAATGTAAGGTTCAAATACAAGGGAGCATTGGAATTGGCATTGTAGCGGGAGATCAACCAGAGCTTTCGTATAACCTTGCTGTGATTGATGCAGCGTATGAAGCGATGCTGCCTGAAACGATTGGGTGGAAGCTGCTGCTTGAAAACGAGGAGAAAATCATTCAGGAGCAGAGAACTGCTGCGAACCATTCTATCTTAAAAACAAAAGTAAACTTTGAAACGATGGATGTTTAATGAGGGGGAAGAGATGTTGAAATTAGATATCGTTCACGATCTTCAATCTGTTTATCGAAAATTGGTGGATTCTACTTCAAGACCAGGGCTCATTTCCGATTTGAGGAAGGAGGCAGTTTTAGTAGAAGAGGAGGCTAAAAAAGGGTGCAGTGCTTCTATTTTATTGGTAGCCCTAACCTTATTTGATCAGGAAGTCTCTTTTAAGGTTTTTTCACCTCGAGCAGATTCTGTTTCGAAAACAATTAATCAATTAACCTATGCAAAGCCGACAGAAGCAAAGAATGCTGATTTTCTATTAATCCTTCAAGATGCTGAGGAAGGATGTTTTGAAGAGGCAATAATCAATGCGAAGGCTGGGACGTTAAAAAATCCACATACATCTGCCTTCATTATCGTTGAAGTGGAATCTGTGACAAGCGGGGAAGCCCTATTGTTAAAAGGACCAGGCATTCACACAACGGAACTTGTTCATGTGGATATCAATGAAAACTGGGTGGAAAGCCGCCACGAAAAAAACAAGGAATATCCGTTAGGGATTGATTTGATTTTTATCGATCAAAATCATCAGCTTTTATCTTTACCTAGAACTACACAAATTACCAGAGATCGGGTGATTGAATGGGATATGTAGCCGTTAAAGGTGGCACGCATGCAATTGAAGAGTCAATCAAGCGTTTGAAATATGAAAGAGTTCATCATGGACAAACCATCGAAGTAGAAAAAATTAAAGCCGGTATGCGCGGATTAGTCGATCAGGTGATGTCAGAAAGCAGTTTATACAATGAGACGTTGGCTGCCCTAGCGATCAAACAAGCAGAAGGAAACCCGGAAGAGGCTGTCTTTCTATTAAGAGCTTATCGTTCGACGGTCCCTCGAAAGCATTATTCAAGAGTGATTGAAACTGGGCAAATGAATGTTGACCGTCGGATCTCTGCAAGCTTTAAAGATATCCCGGGTGGTCAAATTCTTGGGGCAACAACCGATTATACCCATCGATTGCTTGATTTTAACTTAATGGATGAAAGTGATGCCGATGTCCAGGAATGGCTTCATCAATATCTAAATGAAAGTTTTCAAGGTGATGAGCAACAGCTGACTTTACCAAAGGTGCTCGATTATTTACGTAAAGAAGGCTTAATCCCCACTTGTGAAAACAACGATATGGAACCAGATGATGTGACGAGAGAAAGTCTGGAGTTTCCATCGAGCAGAAGCCAAAGACTGCAAATTTTAACAAGAGGAGAAACAGGGGCAATTACTTCCCTTGCCTATGCAGTGATTAGGGGGTATGGAGCTTTGCATCCGACTGTTGGCGAGCTTCGCGTTGGCACTTTGCCAGTTACGATTGATCATCCAACCGATGCTGGTGACGATGATGATGCATTTTATATAGGTGAAGTAAAAGTCACAGAAGTCGAAATGCTAATGCCGGTTACCGTTGAGAAAGAATACGGAAAAAAAGAATTAGAGTTTGAAATCGGCTACGGCCTTGTGTTTGGCCAAAATGAAACAAAGGCGATTGCAATGGGAATTCTGGATAATTGTCTTGAACATCCAACTCCTGACTTTCCTAGCCATAATGAAGAATTTGTTCTTTATCATATTGATTCAGTGGAATCAACGGGCTTTATCTCACATTTGAAAATGCCTCATTATGTTACCTTCCAATCCAAGCTGGATAGTGTAAGGAAAACGAAAAAAGAAGGGATATCAAAAGGACAAGAGGTGAAAAGCTGATGAATACAGCCTATAACTTTGCTTTTTTTGACGAAGGTTCAAAAAGAGAAATTAGAAGAGCCACTCTAAAGGCGATTGCAATTCCTGGTTACCAAGTTCCATTTGCCTCAAGAGAAATGCCGATTGGAAGAGGATGGGGAACCGGCGGTTTGCAGCTGACTCTATCGTTAATTGGCAAAAATGATGTTCTAAAAGTTATTGATCAAGGATCGGATGAATCGGTTAATGCCGTCAATATAAAAAAACTCGTTTCTGATACGACTGGGGTGGCAACAACTGATCTTACCACCGAAGCAACCCTTATTCAATCAAGACATAGAATACCCGAGGTTCCGCTAAAGAAAGATCAGATTCTCATCTTGCAGGTGCCACTTCCTGAACCGCTCCGTTTATTTGAGCCGAGCGAGAATGAAACGAAAATGCTTCACGCAGAGAAAGAATATAGCGGTGCTTGGTTAATGCTGTTTGAACAGATTATGAAATATGGAAGTATGACAACAGGGGCAGATCACCCTGTAATGGTTCAGGATCGCTATGTGATGGCACCAAGTCCGATTCCACGATTTGATAACCCGAAAATGCATGAAAGTGAAGCACTCATTCTGTTAGGGGCAGGTCGTGAAAAGAAAGTGTACGCAGTCCCGCCGTATACAAAGGTCGTATCGCTCGATTTTGAAGATTATCCGTTTGAACCAGAGTCATTTGAAGACAAGCATTGCCGGTTATGTGGTTCATCAGGGGTCTTTTTAGATGAGCTTGTAGATGAAGTAACGAACGAAACGTTTTATCAATGTAATGATACTAGCTATTGTATTGAAACATTAAATGAAGTCGAACCATTTGGAGTGAAATAAATGGCTGAATTTGAAGTTCCGGTTTTATCGATTAAAAACTTAAATAAGCAGTTTGGTTCAGGATGTCCGCATTGTGAAGACGAAGAATCTCCTTCTCTCGTTAAAAATTATTGTCAGGTTTGTGGAACGGTCTATGCATGCAGGGATGTATCCTTTGATGTTTATCCAGGAGAGGTCCTTGGTATTGTCGGAGAGAGTGGCAGTGGAAAATCAACATTGATGCAATGCCTTTACTTTGACCAGGAAGTAACGGATGGAGAGGCCTATCTAGCAGACTATCATAATGGTGAGAAAAATCTTTTTCAAGAGTCTTCTCAACAACAACGGTATATTCGTAACCACATCATGGGGAAAGTCTATCAAAATCCCTTATTGGGTTTAAAAATGAACTTTTCATCGATTGGGAATATTGCCGAGAAGCTTATAGCAGCTGGTAACCAGCATGTAGGAATGATGGAAAACAGAGGGACGGAACTTCTTAATAAAGTAAACATCCCTGTGCATCGCCGAAAAGAGGCGCCGAAAAACTTTTCGGGTGGAATGCAGCAGCGGGTTCAAATTGCCAAAGCTCTTTCCAATCGTCCTCCACTTCTGCTGCTAGACGAGGTAACGACCGGATTGGATCTTTCTGTACAAGCGAGTGTCCTTGACTTAATTAAAAGTCTGCAGCGCGAATTAAATATTAGTATTGTTCTTGTTTCGCATGATTTAGGAGTCATCCGTATGCTGGCAGACCGAACACTTGTGATGTTGGAGGGAAGGGTTATTGAGCAAGGATTAACAGATCAAATCCTTGAGGACCCGCAGCATCGATATACACAGCAGCTTGTTCATTCATTGCTGTAAAAGTCCATTCTTAAATCTAGGGGGAAGTACTTTGTTTGTCATTACAAATGGAAGATTAATCACCGAAGAGGCTGTTTTGTATGGCTATGATCTGTTAATTGAAGAGGATAGAATTGCAAAAATTGCTCCTAAAGGTGAGATTAAATTTGAGGAACAGATCGAGATCATTGATGCAGCAGGAGGATATATTTCTCCAGGTTTTATCGATATACATTCGGACTATATTGAGCATATGGCTGCACCGAGGCCGACCTCATTGATGAATTTTGATTTGGCGTTGCGAGAAACAGAGAAACAGCTTATCTCACACGGTATTACGACGATGTTCCATTCTCTTTCCTTGTTCAAAGGGAGTGATTATGAGTATAAGCCGATTCGTGAGCCTGAAAATGTTCGGAAATTTATTGATTTAATTGACCATACACACAGTATGAAGCATCTTGTCCGCCATCGATTCCATGCGAGATTTGAGATTGATAATGTTGAAGAAATGGAAAATCTCAAAAGTTATATAAAAGAGAACAAAGTTCATTTAGTTTCATTTATGGATCATACTCCTGGGCAAGGGCAGTATCGTCATCTAGAAGTTTACCGAAATACCGTTAAAAGTTATAACAATATCAGTGATTCATCGATTGATGTTCTCATTCATCAACACCAAACGAAAGAGAAGCTATCGATTGACGACATAAAGGAAATCACTCAGCTTGCTCATGACCATGATATTGCTGTTGCTTCCCATGATGACGATAGCCTTGAAAAGCTCGAACTTGTACATAGTTTTGGGACGACCATTAGTGAATTTCCAATCACTCTAGAGGTGGCACGGCGAGCGAAGGAGCTTGGCATGTATACCATTGCCGGTGCTCCAAATGTCCTCCTTGGAGGTTCTCATAGTGGAAACTTGGGAGCAACCGAAGCGATTCAATACCAATCGATTGATATCTTGTGCAGTGATTACTATCCGGCAGCAATGCTTCATTCAATCTTTGAGCTAGTTGAAAAATATGGCATGGATTTAGTGGACATGATGAAGCTTGTCACCATTAACCCAGCAAAAGCAGTAAAAATGGATGGAGAAATTGGCTCTATTCGCGAAGGAAAAAAAGCAGATTTGCTTATCATTGAAAAAATTAGTGATGATTTTCCAGTGATTACGGGAGTATTTGTGGACGGAAAACTGATTCAAAAGACCAATTATCGAATCTAAGCTGAAGAGATGTGTTCAGATAAAGGAGAATACAATTTCTAATTTCAGAAAGCAGGTGAATGGGTGGAAACTCTTCTTGAGATTAAGGACTTATCCAAATCGTTTGAGCTTCATAATTTGGGCAAACATATCAGAGCCGTAAGCAGTGTGGATATACAGATAAAAGAAGGAGAATTTGTCGGGATAACCGGGAAAAGCGGAAGCGGTAAGTCGACGATTTTAAAATGTATTTATGGAACGTATCGTATCCAGCTAGGGAGTATATGGTATCATTCAAAAAAATTTGGAACAATTAATTTAGCAGAGGCAACTGAACGAGAACTGCTTTATTTAAGGAAGCATGAAATAGGCTATGTGTCCCAATTTTTAAATGTCATGCCGCGAACGACGGCCAGACAGCTTGTGAAACAAGCAATCCTTGAAATGGGGGACAATCATGACTTGGCGGAAAAAGAAACAGAGAAGATTCTCGCGCATTTTGAATTGGATGAAGAATTATGGGACAGCTACCCAGCCACTTTTTCCGGAGGTGAAAAGCTGAGGCTTAACATTGCCCGAGCGATGGTGAAAAAACCGAGACTGCTGCTATTAGATGAACCGACAGCAAGTTTAGATCATGATTCTAAAATAAAGGTGAAGCTCCTCATTGAACAGCTCATGAAGGAAGGAACAACCATGCTTGGAATCTTTCATGACCTTGAGTTTATGAATCATCTATGTAATCAAGAGTACAACATGCAAAATGGAATTTTCTCTCATTCTACTAGTTTTACCAACTCTTAACAAATCTTTATATAAGTTTAATAGTAACTTGACAATTCGTTGGTACAGTATGGAAGTGGCCAAATACTAAAAAAAAGCGAGGAGTTTGATGATGAAAAAGACGTTATTATTTTTACTTTCTATCGTTATGTTAGTCGTATTTGCAGGTTGTTCCGCTTCAGCGGGAGCTGGCGATAAAGATACCATTACCATCGCTTGGCTTCCAAATGAATCTGGGGCCGATCTTACGGAAGCTCGTGATGAAATTGGAAAAATAATCGAAGAGAAAACAGGTAAAAAGGTCGAGCATCAAACAACGACAGACTATATTGTTGCCATTGAAGCAGTGGCGAATGGAAATGCGGATATGGCTTTTTTAGGAGCACAAGGATATATTGAAGCGCATAACAAAAATGAAAAAGTTCTTCCTTTGGTGGTCCCTTCTGGTGCGTCTGGTACCTTGGAAGATGCAGTTTATTATAGCTGGTTAGCCGTAAATAAAGACAATGTCGATGAGTATGAGAATGGCGATAAGTTTGCGATTGATAACATTCAAGGCAAGAAATTTTCATTTGTATCCAATAGTTCAACATCCGGTTTCAAAGTTCCATCTACAGGAATTGTTGATTACTTCAGTCAACAGGGAGAGTTCAAAGATTTAACGCCTGAAGATTTGCTTGAAGGCGGCGATGATCAATTCTTTAATGAGGTTTTATACGGAGGTTCTCACCAAGGTTCAGCGGTTAATTTATTATCGGGGAAAGCGGACGTAGCGGCTTTCTGTGATACATGTGTAAACAATTATGTAGAGCTTACTGATGGGGATGTTAACCGACCTGGTGCGGTTTATCAAGTAAAAGCGGATGCAGCGGAACCATTTAACACTGTGGCTGGAAAAGAATTTTCACTGATTTCTGTTACTCCAGTTCTAAATGCACCATTTGTCATCAATTCAGAGACTGTGAATGAAGATCTGAAAGCACAACTTCTTGAAGTGATGACATCAGATGAAATTACGAACAACGAAAAAGTCTTCGTTCCAGAGGATTCCGAGTTTTCAGGATTGTTTAAGAAGACAGCGGACGAGCGTTTAGTAGAAGTAGAGGACGCTTGGTTCAATCCAATTCGTGAGCTTTCGAAATAATTAACCAAATAGCAAGGAGAGTTAACCTATGACAGCCTTATTAGAAGTAAATCATTTGTCCAAACAATTTGGTAGTGATATGAAGGCATTATCGGATGTTAACTTCTTCGTTAATGAAGGAGAGTTTGTTTCGATTATCGGTCCATCAGGAGCGGGGAAATCTACTCTCCTTCGTTGTATTAATCGGATGATTGGTGCTACAAGCGGAGAAATTACTTTTGATAACATGAACGTGATGAATCTGAAGAAAAAGGACTTAAAAAAGGTCCGAACCAAAATTGGAATGATCTTTCAGCATTATAATCTAGTCAATCGCTTAAGTGTGATCGAAAATACGCTTCATGGAAATTTAGGGAAAAAATCAACATTGGCTGGAGTTCTCGGTCTATATAGTCAGGAAGAAAAGGAGCAGGCTGTTAACATTCTACATGTTCTTGGTTTAGACGAACATATTTATAAACGGGCGGATCAATTAAGCGGCGGTCAAAAGCAGCGAGTTGGAATCGCTCGTGCCCTTATTCAAAATCCTCGGATGCTTTTGTGTGACGAGCCGATTGCATCACTTGATCCTAATTCTGCCAAGATCATAATGGATCACTTGAGAAACATTTCAAGGACCATGGGTATTACTGTTCTCGTGAATTTGCATCAAGTGGATGTGGCATTGAAGTACTCGGATAAAATCATTGGGATTAACCATGGTCAAGTCGTTTATAATGGCTCGCCTAAAAACATAACCAAAGAAGATATTCAGCGTATTTATGGATCCGAAGCGGAAGATCTTATTTTTGATATAGGAGGCATCCATGCGAGCTGATTATTTTGCAAAAAAGAAACGAAATTCGCTCTTGTTCCTATCCCTCGTAGGTGCTGTCACGATACTTGCCATTATCATCACGGAGTACAATATCGCCAAAGGCTTTACTTCACTTCCAAAAGCTGTGGAATGGGGCTTGGGAAACTTTTATCCAACACAAGAATCATTAACGAAGCTACCTGATATTCTGGATAAGTTAATCGAAACCCTGTTGGTTTCGATTGCAGCCACTACTACGGGAGCTGTTGCGGCATTACTATTTGCCATTCTTGGATCGAATACGACGAGAGTAAATGCCTTTTTTGGAGGTATTAGCAGAGGAATTGCGACCATTTTTCGAAATATCGACGTGGCAGCCTGGGCTATGATTCTACTATTTTCATTTGGTCAAAGCTCATTAACAGGTTATTTTGCCTTGTTTTTTGGTTCGTTTGGCTTTTTAACAAGAGCTTTTGTTGAAACGATTGATGAGGTCAGCGGAGGCTCGGTTGAAGCGTTACAAGCAACTGGTGCGGGTTACTTTGCGATTATCTTTCAGTCGGTGATTCCAGCAAGCCTTCCACAAATGATCAGCTGGATCTTATTCATGATTGAAACAAATATAAGAAGTGCCACCCTAATAGGTTTGCTTACCGGCTCAGGAATTGGGTTTACTTTTAACTTGTATTATAAAAGTCTAAATTATGATGTCGCTTCTTTGGTTGTCGTCGTCATTATCGCAGCTATATTATTCATTGAATCTGTATCTAATTATGTCAGAAGGGCGGTTTTGTAATGGAAGCAAATCAACAATTAACCTCAGCAAAACAATTACTAGACCCGCAACTGCAAAAAAAAATAAGAATTAAAACCTTGACTAAATCCTCTGTGGTTATTAGAAGCACACTTATCACCCTAGCACTTCTATCGGTTTACGCATTTTTTAGTTTTGATTACAAACAGCTTGATATTGGAGAAGCGGTTTTATCTACTTTGGCGAATCTAAAATCAATGTTTCTAGAGCCACATCTTAAACATTTTACCTTTACCCATGCGCTTTATCAGGTCTTTGTAACGTTGGGACTAGCATTCTTAACGACTTTGTTTGGAGCCATAATCGCTGTGTTTTTGGGATTACTGGCCGCTGAAAATCTGACGAATAAACGAGTTTCTTCCGTGGTTAAGGGAGCTGTTGCTTTAATAAGAGCCGTTCCGACCGTTTTGTGGGTGTTAATTTTTGCGGTGGCTGCAGGTCTCGGGAGTGTAGCGGCTGTCATTGGGATGACGTTCCATTCGGTAAGTTATTTAGTGAAAGCATATTCTGAGTCCTTTGAAGAATTAGACAAAGGCGTCATCGAAGCCCTTCAAGCAAGTGGAGCAAACTGGTGGCAGATTATCTTTCAAGCTGTTATTCCATCTTCTCTCACTTATCTGATTTCTTGGACGTTTCTTCGATTTGAAATTAACTTCGCAGTTGCCATCGCCATGGGTGCAGCCGCAGGTGCTGGTGGAATCGGATTTGACATGTTTATGGCCAGCAGTTTCTACTTAGATATAAGGGAAATCGGGGCAATCACCTATTTTGTCTTAGCCATAGCCATCCTTCTTGAAATGGTAGCGATCCGATTTAAAAAGAGGCTCAAGGTCAATGGGTAAGGTCAACATCTAAGCGTATTAAAGAATTCTTATCATATAATATGGCAGTTTGGAAGCTTTGGGGAGGTATAAAAATACCTCTCTTTTATTTTTTTAGCCATGGGTAGCCATGGTATCCATGGGGACGGTTCTTGTGGTCGGCGCTAGCCAAAAAAACCATGAGAACCGTCCCTGTGGTTTTGGTTTTTATCACAATTGGAGTAGTCGGGTTTGCCACGTGGGTGTCGGATAGCATATTTGCGAAGTATTTAGATTTAGTTGATTTTGGTGACCCAAATGTCGTAGGAATAGGTGAGTTTATCACTTACAACTTCGTTCCTTTGTCACTTTCAGTTATTTATTTGAATTATTTAAATAGAGATCATAAATGGAAATTGGTTATTATATTTACGGTTATTTGTATTTTAATTGAATGGGTTGTGGTTAAGGCAGGTTATATGAAACTTACTCATTGGAATCATCTGTATAGCATTCCTATATTCATTCTCGTGTATCGTTACATCCTGCCACTACACTCAAAAATAATAAAATGTAATAAAGAACATCTTTAACAAACGGGCGTTATTCCAAGAGGGAGTAACGCCTTTATTGATATAGTGCCTTTCGCATTTCGACTTCCTCCTTACCACACTTTAGCGGAAAAGATTGATAAAAAAAAACCAAGAGAACCGTCCCTGTGGCAGGAATTATAGTAAAATGGAAATAATTAGTTTCATAGGAGTTGAATGGATGGTGAATGCAAGTTTGGTCGCCGATTTGCTTGGGAAGCTTGAGGAAGAAAAGGACCAATGGATTTACAATGCGATTGAGCGGTTTGATGGTCAAAAGGTTGAGAAGGGTCAGGGGCTAAATGAACCTGAAAATCAAATTGTGCTCATTAAAAAAATCGAGCAGGGCATTCGCCAGCAGAAGAGTCTCGAACTCGAGCAGCTAGAGATTGAGATGAAGACGTTGGAAGAAGGCATGCCGGATAAACAGCGAACGCTTGAAAACTTGGAGTCCACCGTTGATTTTTTGCAAAAGGAAGTTGCGCTTTACGAGGGTGAACTGGGGCGCTTGGATAAGATTCAGTTGGAAAAATTCCAGTGCTTGTTAGATGAGAGGTTTGAATTTGATAAAAAGAATCAAGTAGTATTTAAGGAACGAAAAATATCCAAGTTAATGGAGAGTTATCAACTGGTTGAGATGGAAATGCTAGAGTTTTATCAAAAGCAGCTTTCTGAGATTTGGCTGTTGTTGACGCGGAGCATGGAGAATACCGCTACCACCGCTAAGTTTGATTTTGAAATCAATCCACCAATAATGGGTTTGGGTTTGAAGCATGGCCGGGGCTTGGATCACTATATAAAGCTAGGAAATTTTGAAGAGGATTTTCGGATTGTGCATGATACATTGGCAGGGAATAACAATCGTGTTTACGAATATTATTTCAACCAGATTAACCAGTTTCAACTGAATGCTAAAGCAGAGATCATGCAGCTATTTAATAGAAAGAACGAGCACAGGTTATTAGCTGAAGAAAAGTTACTAGAGCTGCGGGAAAAGAAAAAGCAAA from Neobacillus sp. CF12 encodes:
- a CDS encoding ABC transporter permease subunit — translated: MEANQQLTSAKQLLDPQLQKKIRIKTLTKSSVVIRSTLITLALLSVYAFFSFDYKQLDIGEAVLSTLANLKSMFLEPHLKHFTFTHALYQVFVTLGLAFLTTLFGAIIAVFLGLLAAENLTNKRVSSVVKGAVALIRAVPTVLWVLIFAVAAGLGSVAAVIGMTFHSVSYLVKAYSESFEELDKGVIEALQASGANWWQIIFQAVIPSSLTYLISWTFLRFEINFAVAIAMGAAAGAGGIGFDMFMASSFYLDIREIGAITYFVLAIAILLEMVAIRFKKRLKVNG
- a CDS encoding ABC transporter permease subunit, producing the protein MRADYFAKKKRNSLLFLSLVGAVTILAIIITEYNIAKGFTSLPKAVEWGLGNFYPTQESLTKLPDILDKLIETLLVSIAATTTGAVAALLFAILGSNTTRVNAFFGGISRGIATIFRNIDVAAWAMILLFSFGQSSLTGYFALFFGSFGFLTRAFVETIDEVSGGSVEALQATGAGYFAIIFQSVIPASLPQMISWILFMIETNIRSATLIGLLTGSGIGFTFNLYYKSLNYDVASLVVVVIIAAILFIESVSNYVRRAVL